The genomic segment TCATCATTGAATAGAAGACCCTGCGAAAGCTTGGAAATCTCAATCTTGTAAACGTAACTTCCACTTGCCGGGTCATCTAAGCTCTTCCAGGACCGTAGTGCTCTTGTGATGTTCGTTCTGCGGTCCCAACCTNttttctctctctaccaaaaagtaattataaattaatttacaaaaaaaaactaaaatttttcttaatatgtgtgaaagtgtcaaaacatcaatctttgtgagacagagtcataaaagatttgtatatttaccgtatatatatatatatttgtttatcttcaacaaagtcataaaagaaaagacacaatccatagaattttaattaaaaaataatgaatttagTGTATGTGTCAAATGATGGTTGCTGTGATGATTATGTAAATTAgtcctgggcattcgggttttGGAACCCGCTCGGAtttgggtttttggattttcaaGTATTCGGGTTTAGACATATAAAACCCATTCAGGGTCTTTTATACATTTAGAACCCATTCGAATTTACACCAATGAACTAAAACTCCCAACATCAAACCATAAACTCCCTATAAAGTAGCAAACAAGTGATTGACAGCAATAAGTGGTCTTACTACTACTATTAATTCTCTCcttacacatttttttctaCCGTAACAACTATTTTTACTTATATcttaaaatagaaaagtaaattctttataaatatttcacaaaacaaaatattccataaaacaaaaacaaaaagaaaaaacaatacgATCAAAATGGCAAAAGAAGCNAATCTCTTATACCATATTCCGAGATACCAACGATCTCTTTCTTGAAATCTCTTTGCAGGTTTGAAGAAACCAAGCTCGAATACATCTCCAGGGGACACTATGATCTCTTTCTCTGTGATCCTCATAGGTAGTAGTACTCTAGCTTGTGACAATGTAGAATCGTAGCTTGCAATGGAAGGGATCAACGAAAAAAGTTGTATGAAATACAACAAGAATGCGTTGCCGTGAGGTACactcctcctcttcatcatcgtcgcaatttttttatttttttttctttgcttctaCTTTTTTTCGGATATTTGTTGATCATCATGCTAATTTAAACTCatacgaagaagaaaaactctCTGTTAAATAACTTTAAGTAGCAGACAGAAGAAGAATGGGTCCGTACGTTGTTGAGGTTGACTTTTCGTCACTTGGCCGATacacttttataaaatatctacGTGTGAATTTAACATTTCAACATAACATATGTCAATTTAAATATCTCAGACATAACATATGttcttctattattttaaataaaatctctACGTGTGCATTTAATATCTCAGACACAACATATGTTTTAGTTCGTTCAGACTTTAATTCTTAATGCAGGGTTCCTTAATTCACCATTTAATTTTTACCACACTTAATCAGTTATGTTATTCTTGTGCTCCATGCCTCCATCCTTccatattgaaaaaaaagacgaaaaaaatcaaaatttagatAACCAAATCATctctatataatattaatatgttttCGTGATTGGTCACAATAATGTCAAATTAAATCTCAAAATCCcttttaacttttaaagtcattttagttatattttacatgttaatTAGTCTCATTAAGTCATTAATcattactataatatatatttaagaacaCATGGATGTAAAACTGGAACAAACTTACAAACCTTTTTTTATCGGCTATACACATTATCAAGTTGGTCATCCTCTACTTTTAAATGGGACGTAAAgtctgaagaaaaaaatgaaaagtaaagTACTCCAGGCTCCAGCCATAGTCGGTTTTaagtaagatttttaaaataaagcaattacataattatttatacTTAATCAATTAAAATGGAACTAAAATACTCCAGACTCCAGGCATAGtcggttttaacttttaagtaagatttttaaaataaaacaattacataattatttatacttaatcaattaaaataaagtttttttttttcctttgagaaacaaatcataaaagaGAGTATTGAAGAagattatatcttttttttttgacaacattatatctttttttaaaaaaaataaaaaagaagattatacttttacaattaatatgttttcatactaaaaatagcaaaaaagtGGTGGAAATACGAGGTCATCACTCAGATTTGTATTCTTTTGTTGGAACTGTTCAATGGGACGTACTTTTTCTCGGACAACTTTTCTAGtctcttttctaaaaatagaaatgatAAACTCTTATATTTTAACAGTCCGATCACTATACATAAAAACATCATATCAAAAAgttaactaagaaaaaaaaaagagatattaagaaagacaaatttttttttaatttttaaagaaagaCAAAATATAATGGCTAAGACTGTGAAACTTGTTAGGCTCTTCATCACTATGGTCGTGAtgatctttttgttaatttcgaCAGGTAACTTGCatcatgagatatatatatatatatgaatcatgAAGACTACtacaagatattttatttttcaaaataagaatacttgtatgtttttttttttgttactattattatttttttatcacttttAATGCAAGTGCGGCCAAACACAATCGACTTAAACAATCCAACCCCAATTCATTTGTGGTTCTGTTCAAATAGCATGGAGTATTTTAGTAGTTAAGACCTGACTAGAAAAGAACTATTAATTTTACCAAAAGGGTGTCAATATTTCAGGAATACCAAAGATAGAGGGTAAACTAGATCCGCGGTGTGTCCCTGTACGAATGAAGCCGCCACCTGGGACATGTAAAGATCAACTGTGCCTACGAATTTGCCAGGGTTTTGAGCAACGTGGCCATAAATATGGAAGGTGTAAAGTTACTGCCAAAGAAAGATACTGTGAATGCCGCGAATGCTTTTACTGAACCCTGCTCTTGATGCGTCTTTagttaaaattgtttataaacaatGCCACATACATAAATATTccattaaacaaaagaaaaaaacgaaaaggaCAGTAAAAAGACGGAAAATGGCCAATAAAGAAAAACACTTTTGTGACGATCATCACCATATTGATATTAACAGGTACTAAACATTATAATAACATATgagtttcgatttttttaattgtttgtctgcatttgtgttttgaattttgattaaacaatttaccaaacaattaaCTAGCGATGTTTTGTAAAATGTAtagtttttctttgaatatattaattataatgaatttattaaaatccaaacaaaataagaCTTCTTAATTAGGTCAATATTTTCATTCTTCCATGTTATAAAGCCTTGCGAGTGCTCCCGAATTTCAACTTGGAATGTGACGTTAGACTCGTGTTTACATTCGTTCTGCGGTCCCAGCCTAACTTCATTCCCTGAAGTAACGTGTCCGTCGGGAAATCGAAGCTCTGCCACAGAAATCCAGCTGCGAGTTGTTGTCAGAACACAAAATTGCCGTTATCGAGAAGCTCTGGGACAATGCGTTGGTTACTGATCtgttttttcagttttgatGACTTCCACACAACCCCACCAGATTGATCGAGCAGGACAAGGGTTGAGGAAGGGGACAAGAATCCGAGGGTTGCGGTTGAATTGTATAGAGGATTTTGTCTGTTAGCCAGCCATACAACTATCTCGGGAGATCTCTTGTACCAGATTCCGAGATACCAACCATCTACATCCGGAACACTTGTTGCGGCTTTGAAGAGACCGAGTTCAAATGTCTCACCAGGGGATACTATATTATCTTCTCCGTCTCCGAGCCTCACCACCGTGTACGACAAGGTagtaccaaaaagaaaaaaagggtaaggtagtgaagaagaggaatgtGTAATGAGTTAAACTCATTGTTGGAGGAGTATCTCAGCACGAAGTTACCGTTGTTGAGAAGCTCTGCATACAAGGGTTGGTCTTCGGTCAGATTATTTGTCAGACTCGTCGTCCACGCAACCCCGCCTGATTGATCGACGAGGACAATCGNAGGACAATATTACTATTCGCGACTTCGAGGGTTCCGATAGGACTGGAGAGAGGGTTGTCTCTGTTGGCAACCCATACGACTCTCTTCGCAAATCTCTTATACCATATTCCGAGATACCAACGATCTCTTTCTTGAAATCTCGTTTCAGGTTTGAAGAAACCAAGCTCGAATACATCTCCAGGGGACACTATGGTCTCTTTCTCTGTGATCCTCATAGGTAGTAGTACTCTAGCTTGTGACAATGTAGAATCGTAGCTTGCAATGGAAGGGATCAACGAAAAAAGTTGTATGAAATACAAGAATGCGTTGCCGTGAGGTACACTCCTCCTCTTCATCAGCGGGGCTTTTTTTGCGTGGGGCTAGAGGAAAGTAGAGTATTATGTAGGAGTCCATGGAAGGGTTTATTTGCAAGGAATCTAGTGCAACTAACGGCTTGTTAATCGGATTTACTCTCCATCCCCAAGGCTCCTTAAAAGTTGGCTCCAAATCAACTGAAACCTGGAAAAAACCTGAATTGAAGCAGCAAATTCAAAAGATCGTGGAAGATTGATGTAAAGTATAAACTGCCTAAAACTTGATGGGGAACTTCATTATCCTTCATGCTTGAGAATCAATATATTGAGAATCTGATGGTTAGTTGTTGATTTATTCATGAACATACACAACCACAAGTCTGTTTTGTTACATGTATTGTAGAGAATGAGAGAAATAATCACAACAAGtctatgaaaaagaaaatccaaCAGTCTAAATAAATTTCTGACATTTCAATCATAATTGTTAACATTAAACGCATGAATCTACACATGAGCCTCCCagagaaaaaaatgtcaacAAACATAACTTTATTAACTTCCAAGAAACCGTGAATATTACAACCTTCACCTTCTTCGTCTTTGACCTTTTGTTGGTCGATTGATTCAGGGGGACAAATTATGCCTAGATATTTGCGGAGGACGTAGAACATTAAACGGTTATCAATTCACAAAATGTACTGCAGATAAAAGATACTGTGAATACCGCAATTGTTAAGAATTAAGTTTCTTAATACTGCTTTATCCAATCTTATGAAAATCTCGAAATGTTGGTTCAGTTGACCATATTAACtatgtaacaaataaaaatcaatgaaGTAATTGGTTGTTTGATTACTTGTTATAATTTAAAGTATCGTCTAAAAGTTGTATTGTGACGCCGACAAAtgaaattttaacaattaagTTTCAGAAACAATTTGtaaattcttgttttttagaattaaagaaaaatttgtcacagtaatttatcaaataaaattttaacatatagtCTTTAGAAATAGATTttttgaaaagataaataaatattttagcagagcaaaaaaattgaattaatttatataaaaaacatttgattattttaagacattaaaatttcaaacatgaaaaaattaatagttCTCAATAAATTGGTTCTAATTtcaagatattattttaaaacctatCCTTTTAAATAGTTCCACTATCTGTTAGACAAAAATTACTGGTTTAGACATTTTAAGCTATGAATAAACAGTTTTGTATGAGCTCGATAATATGaaacataagaaagaaaaaagaaaaacttgaaaCCCTTTTAgacctttcattttttttttttgtagtataaaGTTTACATAATATTCTTATctaaatagtaataaaaagtttttttttatttattaaaaataacaaaagaagagaataggAGACACAGATTCAAGTGTTCCCAAAAGAACCAAGACCAGCACACAAGTTTGATCACAAATTACCCCATTATCTTTTGGTAACCGGGATTTTGACCAAACTTGGGTTGGCCGTTATACGATACaagagattatataaaaatatcatgaaaaacaaaaaaacatatatgtatatatacggCGTCCTTCTCATCTCACTTGACCGTCGGGTAGAGATGCTCCGGCAATCTCGGCTGACCGACCATAACCAACGGTTTAGCCAGAAACATATCATGACTAGACTCCATCAGCTCGACACGCGTCTCATTCTTGGGTAGCTTCCATGTGAAACCTTTAttcgcatttattcggattgttattattatatagatttttctatcacttttaagttttaatgcAAGTGCGGCCAAATACAATCAACTTAAACAATCCAACCCCAATTCATTTGTGGCTGTGTTCATCAAATAGCATGGAGTATTTTAGTAGTTAAGACCTGACTAAAAATGAACTACTATTAATTTTAGCAAAAGGGTGTCAATATGACAATATTTCAGGAATACCAAAGATAGAGGGTTATCGACCACATCCGCGGTGTTCTCCTGTACGAATGAATACGCCGCCTGGGACATGTCGTGTCGGAGGTGGAGACCAACTGTGCCTACGAGGCTACAACTTTGCCAGGGTGAAGATCGAAATAGCTATAAATTCGAAAAGTGTAGAGTTACTGCCAAAGAAAGATACTGTGAACCTTTTACGTTTCCTGAACCCTGCTCTTGATGAGCctttaattagttaaaaattGCATGCTTTCAAAATCTATGGTTTAATTTAATGATGAGGCTTTAATTAGTTAAAATTGCATGCTTTCAAAATctatggtttaatttaattatattgattattCCAAAAAACCTTTGATTAGCCTTAGAAAAAAtcgttggaaaaaaaaatagttctcAATAAATTGGTTCTAATTtcaagatattattttaaaacctatCCTTTTAATAGTTCCACTATCCGTTCGACAAAAATTACTGGTTTAAAGCTATGAATAAACAGTTTTGTATGTGCTCGATAATATgaaacataagaagaaaaaaaaacaattgaaacctttcattttttttgtagtataaaGTTTActtaatattcttatattcttatttaaatagtaataaaaagttatttatttatttattgaaaataacaaaagaagagaataggAGACACAGATTCAAGTGTTCCCAAAAGAACCAAGACCAGCACACAAGTTTGATCACAAATTACCCCATTATCTTTTGGTAACCGGGATTTTGACCAAACTTGGGTTGGCCGTTATACGATACaagagattatataaaaatatcatgaaaaacaaaaaaacatatatgtatatatacggCGTCCTTCTCATCTCACTTGACCGTCGGGTAGAGATGCTCCGGCAATCTCGGCTGACCGACCATAACCAACGGTTTAGCCAGAAACATATCATGACTAGACTCCATCAGCTCGACACGAGTCTCATTCTTGGGTAGCTTCCATGTGAAACCTTGAAGAAGCCTCGCGAGCATCATCGTGGTCAACGCCGAACCTAGCGCCGGAGCAGCGCAACCTCTTTTTCCGGTACTAAACGAGATAAACCGAAGATCGTTCTCAGTCAAAGTGACTTCGGAGCATTCGTTGAGATGTCTCTCCGGTTTAAAGCTAAGTGGGTCGGCCCAAACTTTCGGGTTACGGCCTAGCCCATATCGGCTAAGAAGGACTTGGCTTCCTTTAGGGATGTGATATCCGGCGACGGTTGTGTCGGCAAGTGCCACGTGTGGGAGGTTAAAGGCCGCGACGGGATGGAGACGGAATGCTTCACGGAGGATAGCTTTGACGTAGTTTAGTTTTGGGATGTCGGATTCTTGAACGAGTCTTTCTTTTCCGACCACTCTGTCGATCTCTTCCATTGCTTTACGGAGAATCTCCGGTTTGTTTACCATCTCCGCCATGGCCCATTCCACAGCGTTTGATGGATTGTCTGGCGCCGCCATTACAAGTTCCTATTCatcataaacaaatttttaaaaatttattaatttgggatgttttatagtatatttttttcatatcatCAATTACTAATACCAAtcatccataaacaaaagaaatcacaagttGCATGtatctaaaaaagaaaagaaaaaaaaaagtagcaaatATTTAACATACAATCAACTTTTACTACAAGATGTATTAAACTTTGGTTTTCTTCTATAATTTGTTAGTttacaaaactctataaatttatCTTAATATATGTATGAACAAATGGGTAAATTTGATAAATGTATGTTTTCTcaatttaacaaaaattgtTCTTTGGGTATTTTTTACGATTGAAACCTTATCTAGTTATGAAAGCATGCATGTAAGGAGGGTAATTAATAGTTACCTTAATGGTGGGTTTGATTTCATCGGCGGTAAGCAATGGGTTGCCTTGTTCGTCCTTGATAGAGAtgaaaatatcaagaaaatcTTCGATCTGAGTTCTCTTTCCTTCTCTCCACATCTTGATCCTCTCGTCGATGATTGGGTCATGATACTTGTCCATAATCGCACTCGACTCTCTCATAATCTTCTCGTGACCGTTAAGATCAAGTCCAGTGAGCATGGGTAGGTAATCAGAGATGCAAAAAGCAAACGTAAACCCTAATGCTTCAAACATAGCTTCCATGTGCTCTACATCTTCCACGGTCGGCCCGCCGTCAGGTGCAGTGTTCTTAGAGAACGTTCTTGTACCGAACATAAGCTTCTTGATTGCGTTTCCACAGTAATGCCTAGTCATGAACCGGAAGTCGACAGAGCCCGAGTTCTTAACCATGTTGTATACCCAAGCGGTCAAATGATCGTTTTCTTCTGATCTCTTCTGATGGAGCCACCTGTGTCTCGCTGGGCAAACGAGTTCCGTCATCACAACTTTCCTCATTTTCTTGAACTGGTCACCGAAGGGAGTGATCACGCAGGTTTTGTAGCCGTTGGAGAGGATCTTCTGAGCGTAAGTTAAAGGCCTCGAGGCGAAGAGAGCGTCTTGTTGCTTGAGCATCTCACGTGCTATCTTAGGGCACGTGACGGTGATCACGTGAGTGTTTCCCAACCTCACGCATGCTATCTCGGTATTGAGCTGCTTCATGATGCTGTGGAGCCACCGGAAAACGGGACGGCTCTGTAGCATCGCCGGAATCATTCCGATGATCGGCCATCCGGTTGGACCCGGCGGGAGAGACGGTTTCTTTTTGCTGGGGTCCGTCGTCAGTCTCTTGAGTAGCATCACTAAGATGATAGCCACAAAGGCTTGAAGTGTTGTGAGGAGATACAAGGTGCTAAACGACGATGTCTCGGTTGTAGTGGGAGTGATGAGATCCGAAGAGTTTGAGGTAAAAGTGTTCATGTTTGATTGTGtgtagagaagagagagctGAGAGAAGAACaaatgtttgtttgtattgCTTGTTTATCTCTGCATGGATTGAGAGAAGAACTTCACCTTCCTACTTTTTTTCGGATATTTGTTGATCATGCTAATTTAAACTCATatacgaagaagaaaaactctctgtttataattttaagtaGCAGACGAATACACGTTTATAAAACTATTCACGTGTGAATTTAATAAATATCTCAGACATAACATATGTtctatcaatattttttctaaaaaaaaaaataatgtatacatgtgaatttaatattatttcagACATGACATatgttaaaattgtaaaataaaataaaaattttatgtaTGAATTTAATATCTCAAACATAACATATGTtgttactttaaaaaatattaaaaaaattctacgTGTGAATTTAATATCTCCGACATaacatatgttaattttatCTACGTGTGAGTTTAATATCTCAGACATAACATTatattacttaaaaataaaatataataaaaagtaaaaaatttcgacatcccctttttaataaaggagaaatacacaacattgttttggtagactttataattttaataaatggttataaatggttacaaatagattatacataggttatagattaattcatatattaattggttacaagttaatagttcatatattaatggtaacaaataaaacattaattgtaaccgaaaatcttaaacggGATATTCCAATccacgttgtttccaaagatctacaatcacaatattacaaatttattttcttgagatTTTATTGATAGACCACAATGTTAACCAATTTATTAAAGACgattaaaatatactcttaatcataaaaagaaagtacacaatttttttttgtataataaaacggaagtacacaacttttttgtataatatataatttttataagttggttacaaaatagataatatattaaatataggttggttacaaaaaaaaagttatagatgaaATCCGTGGGCTATATGAAATTACGAATACTTTTAAGAATATCTCAAAAATCCTCTTAAAGataatattccaatgatttttacaatttccaaaaaaaatcttaattattccatatattgttaCACCATATATAGTGTTAGGCATAAAATATACTGTTAGacgtaaaaagaaataaaatcttggtaattaatcacacttaatcgtgatttccaaaattttattgtggatttcaaaataaaatctgaccTAACACCCTTCCaagcttttaatataaatcaatgtttctaaaaccggaccggaaggTGAACCGGAAATCTTTCGGGTTACTGGATCAACAAGTCGGACCGATTGAATTACGGatcaattagtttattagtttgattatattttatgaatataacatctacttttctataaatatatgaacaaaacatacatagttaagtactaaacaactaaaattaaacttttaaatgattagataaaataactaactaatttttttataaataacaatttatttttaatttggtttgagtttaaagagtgaccaaaataaaatattttaatttgagaccGACAAATTGGTCCGATCCACCGGTTCACGGGTTTTTAGCAagtttttctggttttttgcgggttttatttgttaggtttttagAGGTTACCCGGACTGGAATACCTATCAGGTTGTGGTTGGATCAAACCGACCAGCCGATCCTATCCTggttaaaaaacattaatagaaATTATTCAGATCTCTATTCACCAAAAATACATCTCtcatattcataaaaaaaaataataataataatcgtTTCTCAGTTCACAATATTAAACcgttttatgaattatattttattttgaaatattaaaattataatacagaTGACGAATTTCAGAGCACAAATCCAAATCTAGTATGAATATAATATCTCAGCCACACAAGTCACACAACATACAGTAAAACATGTGGTCCACAAAATATAGACTCATaatgccaaaaagaaaaactcatacgaggtaacataatttaaaatcatacgaagaagaaaaacacagTTAAATAACTTTAAGTAGCAGACAGAAGAAAAATGGGTCCGTACGTGGTTGAGGTTGACTTTTCGTCACTTTGGCCGATacacttttataaaatatcttcgTGTGAATTTAACATCTTAGACATGGCAtatgttaatttaaatatctcagacataacatatattttttattttattttaaataaaatctctACGTATGAATTTAATATCTCAGACACAACATATTGTATGTTTTAGTTCGTTCAGACTTTAATTCTTAATTCAAGGTTCCTTAATTCACCCTTTCATTTTTACCACACTTATGCTACTCTTGTGTTCCATGCCTCCATATCCTTCCATATAGAGAAAAAGtcgaaaaaatcaaattttagaaaatcAAATCATCTATATAATATTGATATGTTTTCGTGATTGGTCACAGATGTcaaattaaatctaaaaatccctttaaaatttttaagacattttagttatattttacatgttaatTAGTCTCATTAAGTCATTAATCATTACTATAATTTAAGAACAGATGGATGTAAAACTGGAGcaaatatgtattatatatatgcttacaAACCTTTTTTATCGGTTATACACATTATCAAGTTGGTCATCCTCTACTTTTAAATGGGACGTAAAGTCTGAAGGAAAAAATGGAAAGTAAAATACTCCAAGCTCTAGCCATAATCGGTTTTAAGgaaaattttaagataaaaaaattacttcATTATCTATacttaatcaattaaaataattttttttttcctttcagaAACAAATCATAAAGTATTGAAGAAGATTATATCTTTGCAATTTACTATGTTTTCATActaaaaatagcaaaagaaTGGTGGAAATACGAGGTCGTCACTCTTCAGATTTGTATTCTTTTGTTGGAACTGTTCAACGGGACGGACGTTTTTTCGGACTACTTTTCTTGtctcttttctaaaaatagaaatgatAAACTCTTATATATTAACAGTCCTTTCACTATACATAAAAACATCATATCAAAAgttaactaagaaaaaaaagagatattaagaaagacaattttttatttttaaagaaagacAAAATATAATGGCTAAGACTGTGAAACTTGTTAGCCTCTTCATCACTATGGTCGTGAtgatctttttgttaattttgacaGGTAACTTGCATCATgagatatttatatatgaagattactacaagatattttatttttcaagatatgaatacttgtttgttttttttgttgttactattattatttttctattactTTTAATGCAAGTGCGGCCAAACACAATCGACTTAAACAATCCAACCCCAATTCATTTGTGGTTCAAATAGCATGGAGTATTTTAGTAGTTAAGACCTAAGGGCATCTGCAGCGGCGTATATATCAACCGTCCcacatattaatttgatttaatttaaatcaaaatgtGATATTTATGGAAGAAACGTTCCTTCGTAGGGGACTTTGTCTACTCCGTCCGTCGAGCCACGTGGAAGGCtgtgaaaacaacaaaaactcaacctcttctctctctctcttctttctctctctttccctttttctGATCTTgaaatttccttcttttttttaaccgGTGATGATATGTCAGTCGCCGGAGCGATTAACCCCGTAGTTGTTGCACCCACTACTCGCCGCCGTGTCACCGATTCTCTAGACGTAATCTCCGAACGACCCTCGAATCCATCCGATTTCTGCAATACAGTTAACTTACCCGTCGTTGGATCAACGGATTTAGACAGAGGAGGAGATGCGAGTGGCCAAGACTCGTCACCATCTTCCGAGAAC from the Camelina sativa cultivar DH55 chromosome 12, Cs, whole genome shotgun sequence genome contains:
- the LOC104729349 gene encoding tryptophan N-monooxygenase 1-like isoform X2, whose translation is MNTFTSNSSDLITPTTTETSSFSTLYLLTTLQAFVAIILVMLLKRLTTDPSKKKPSLPPGPTGWPIIGMIPAMLQSRPVFRWLHSIMKQLNTEIACVRLGNTHVITVTCPKIAREMLKQQDALFASRPLTYAQKILSNGYKTCVITPFGDQFKKMRKVVMTELVCPARHRWLHQKRSEENDHLTAWVYNMVKNSGSVDFRFMTRHYCGNAIKKLMFGTRTFSKNTAPDGGPTVEDVEHMEAMFEALGFTFAFCISDYLPMLTGLDLNGHEKIMRESSAIMDKYHDPIIDERIKMWREGKRTQIEDFLDIFISIKDEQGNPLLTADEIKPTIKELVMAAPDNPSNAVEWAMAEMVNKPEILRKAMEEIDRVVGKERLVQESDIPKLNYVKAILREAFRLHPVAAFNLPHVALADTTVAGYHIPKGSQVLLSRYGLGRNPKVWADPLSFKPERHLNECSEVTLTENDLRFISFSTGKRGCAAPALGSALTTMMLARLLQGFTWKLPKNETRVELMESSHDMFLAKPLVMVGQPRLPEHLYPTVK
- the LOC104729349 gene encoding tryptophan N-monooxygenase 1-like isoform X1; amino-acid sequence: MNTFTSNSSDLITPTTTETSSFSTLYLLTTLQAFVAIILVMLLKRLTTDPSKKKPSLPPGPTGWPIIGMIPAMLQSRPVFRWLHSIMKQLNTEIACVRLGNTHVITVTCPKIAREMLKQQDALFASRPLTYAQKILSNGYKTCVITPFGDQFKKMRKVVMTELVCPARHRWLHQKRSEENDHLTAWVYNMVKNSGSVDFRFMTRHYCGNAIKKLMFGTRTFSKNTAPDGGPTVEDVEHMEAMFEALGFTFAFCISDYLPMLTGLDLNGHEKIMRESSAIMDKYHDPIIDERIKMWREGKRTQIEDFLDIFISIKDEQGNPLLTADEIKPTIKELVMAAPDNPSNAVEWAMAEMVNKPEILRKAMEEIDRVVGKERLVQESDIPKLNYVKAILREAFRLHPVAAFNLPHVALADTTVAGYHIPKGSQVLLSRYGLGRNPKVWADPLSFKPERHLNECSEVTLTENDLRFISFSTGKRGCAAPALGSALTTMMLARLLQGFTWKLPKNETRVELMESSHDMFLAKPLVMVGQPRLPEHLYPTVK